One part of the Eucalyptus grandis isolate ANBG69807.140 chromosome 10, ASM1654582v1, whole genome shotgun sequence genome encodes these proteins:
- the LOC104421721 gene encoding probable aspartyl aminopeptidase: MAAMAARLHLLHPPTVSRPSFLFLKPSPSPLSSRIRKVSTFPRLCSGADQSPQSASSSAASGGSIVGGLLDYLNESWTQFHATAEAKRQLINAGFHLLNENDEWNLKPGGRYFFTRNMSCLIAFAVGERYDVGSGFQVIAAHTDSPCLKLKPKSASTKSNYLMVNVQTYGGGLWHTWFDRDLSVAGRVIVRDSNGSFLHKLVKIKRPLLRVPTLAIHLDRTVNKDGFKPNLETHLIPLLSIKPDETSAESKVSSKPVHHPLLLQILSDELGCCADDIMSIELNLCDTQPSCLGGGNNEFIFSGRLDNLASSYCALRALIDSCRLPADLSTEHAVRMVALFDNEEVGSDSFQGAGAPTMFQAMRRIIDSLADKYVGENAFERAIRKSFLVSADMAHGVHPNFTDKHEEHHRPEMQKGLVIKHNANQRYATSGITAFLFKEVGKIHNLPTQEFAVRNDMGCGSTIGPILASGVGIRTVDCGIAQLSMHSVREVCGKEDIDIAYQHFKAFYQSFSHVDSKLTIDY, from the exons ATGGCGGCGATGGCCGCTCGCCTGCATCTCCTCCATCCTCCGACTGTCTCCAGGCCTTCTTTTCTGTTCCTGAAACCTTCGCCATCTCCGCTTAGCTCGCGCATTCGCAAGGTCTCCACTTTTCCTCGTCTCTGCTCCGGCGCGGATCAATCGCCTCAg AGCGCTTCCTCGTCGGCTGCGTCCGGCGGGTCGATCGTCGGGGGCCTCTTGGATTATCTCAACGAGTCCTGGACTCAGTTTCATGCTACAG CCGAAGCAAAAAGACAATTAATCAATGCTGGATTTCATTTGCtgaatgaaaatgatgaatgGAACCTGAAGCCTGGAGGACGCTACTTCTTTACCCGGAATATGTCTTGTTTAATTGCTTTTGCTGTAGGAGAAAG ATATGATGTTGGCAGTGGTTTTCAAGTTATTGCTGCTCACACAGACAGCCCATGCTtaaaattgaagccaaaatctgCATCAACCAAGTCTAATTATCTCATGGTCAATGTGCAGACTTATGGTGGTGGTTTATGGCATACTTGGTTTGACAGAGATCTGAGTGTTGCAGGAAGGGTCATAGTGAGAGATAGCAATGGTTCCTTTCTGCACAAACTAGTCAAAATTAAAAGACCTCTTTTACGAGTACCCACTTTAGCCATTCACCTTGACCG CACAGTAAACAAGGATGGTTTTAAGCCTAACCTGGAAACGCACCTCATTCCACTGCTTTCCATAAAACCCGATGAAACATCTGCAGAGTCAAAAGTTTCCTCAAAGCCTGTTCATCATCCCTTGCTTTTGCAG ATATTGTCCGATGAACTTGGATGCTGTGCAGATGATATCATGAGTATTGAGTTGAATCTTTGCGATACCCAACCTAGCTGCCTTGGGGGTGGAAACAATGAGTTCATCTTTTCAGGAAGATTGGATAATCTTGCTTCAAGCTATTGTGCATTGAGAGCTCTAATTGACTCTTGTAGATTACCCGCAGATTTATCAACTGAGCATGCTGTTCGGATGGTTGCTTTATTTGACAACGAAGAG GTGGGTTCGGATTCCTTTCAAGGTGCTGGTGCACCAACCATGTTTCAGGCCATGAGACGCATCATTGATTCCTTAGCTGATAAGTATGTTGGGGAGAATGCTTTCGAGCGTGCCATACGGAAATCATTTCTTG TTTCTGCAGACATGGCTCATGGAGTTCACCCAAATTTTACGGACAAGCATGAGGAACACCATCGACCTGAAATGCAGAAGGGGCTAGTAATTAAGCACAATGCCAATCAGCGTTATGCCACCAGTGGCATTactgcttttcttttcaaagaagTGGGCAAAATCCATAACTTGCCAACACAG GAATTTGCAGTTAGAAATGATATGGGATGTGGATCCACCATAGGTCCAATACTGGCATCAGGAGTTGGTATCCGCACTGTTGATTGTGGCATTGCTCAACTTTCCATGCACAG CGTGAGAGAAGTATGTGGGAAGGAAGATATTGACATCGCGTACCAGCATTTCAAGGCATTTTATCAAAGCTTTTCGCATGTAGACAGTAAGCTGACTATTGACTATTAG
- the LOC104423523 gene encoding GDP-mannose 3,5-epimerase 1-like produces MGSIDFGSVVGALKKLLFPQSEKLRVCVTGAAGHMGSTLCRRLKRKGHYVIACDGIDDELKGPCVFWDEYLTVDLTVMDDCLKVTGGVDLVFNFATSMGHLGFFREFNPSVTKDNDTIIGYNMAEAVRINGVERYFHASIAYISAESQQGEAIARLAEHQHPTAFEKPETELLIERYHKKFRFAGRIGRFYCIYDPSRSWEGGRAEARPAIMDSYAEDVLSLMKSDRHEPVYIGSLNMCELVVLGSDDHKKLGCAGALMNCLRMPCFWIKEQIGEAKAQRTDVSADASVEVVGTEEAVDCNSPRTADGEE; encoded by the exons ATGGGAAGCATCGACTTTGGTTCCGTCGTTGGAGCACTCAAGAAGTTGCTCTTCCCGCAGTCTGAGAAGCTCAGGGTTTGCGTCACTGGGGCGGCTGGTCACATGGGTTCCACCCTTTGTAGGCGTCTGAAGAGGAAGGGACACTACGTTATCGCCTGTGATGGGATCGACGACGAGCTGAAGGGCCCGTGTGTGTTCTGGGATGAATATCTCACCGTCGACCTGACAGTCATGGATGACTGCTTGAAGGTGACTGGGGGAGTCGACCTTGTCTTTAACTTCGCCACCTCTATGGGACATCTGGGTTTCTTCAGGGAGTTCAACCCCTCGGTGACAAAGGATAACGACACCATAATTGGCTACAACATGGCCGAGGCAGTGAGAATCAACGGTGTGGAGAG GTACTTTCATGCCTCCATAGCTTATATTTCTGCAGAAAGCCAACAGGGGGAGGCCATCGCCCGACTTGCTGAG CATCAACATCCTACTGCTTTTGAAAAGCCTGAGACGGAGTTGTTGATTGAGCGCTACCACAAGAAATTCAGATTTGCTGGCCGAATTGGGAGGTTCTATTGCATTTATGATCCCTCCAGATCATGGGAAG GTGGAAGGGCGGAAGCTCGGCCTGCAATCATGGATAGCTATGCTGAAGACGTGCTGAG TTTGATGAAGTCGGACCGCCATGAGCCTGTATACATCGGTAGTTTAAACATGTGTGAGCTTGTGGTCCTCGGGAGCGACGATCACAAGAAACTCGGGTGCGCTGGGGCGCTGATG AATTGTCTGAGAATGCCGTGCTTCTGGATCAAAGAACAGATCGGGGAGGCAAAAGCGCAGAGGACTGATGTATCGGCCGACGCGTCAGTGGAAGTGGTGGGCACTGAAGAAGCTGTCGACTGCAATTCGCCTCGAACTGCCGATGGCGAAGAGTGA
- the LOC108955815 gene encoding probable aspartyl aminopeptidase gives MWVILCLSVCPTPLLAIRALLRQAASSSSIVGDLLDYLNESWTQFHTAAEAKRQLIDAEFYFLNENDEWNLRPGGHYFTRNMSSLIALAVEERYDVGSGFHVIAAQADSPCLKLKPKSASTKFNYVTVNVQTYGGDLWHTWFDRDRSVGGRVIREIVMVPFYTETSFTSTHFSHTP, from the exons ATGTGGGTGATTCTATGCTTGTCCGTCTGTCCAACGCCTTTGCTTGCAATCAGAGCGCTTCTTCGTCAGGCTGCGTCGAGCAGTTCGATTGTTGGAGATCTCTTGGATTATCTTAATGAGTCCTGGACTCAGTTTCATACTGCAG CTGAAGCAAAAAGACAATTAATCGATGCTGAATTTTATTTCCtgaatgaaaatgatgaatgGAACCTAAGGCCTGGAGGACACTACTTTACACGGAATATGTCTTCTTTAATTGCTTTGGCTGTAGAAGAAAG ATATGATGTTGGCAGTGGTTTTCATGTTATTGCTGCTCAGGCAGACAGCCCGTGCTTAAAATTAAAGCCAAAATCTGCATCAACTAAGTTTAATTATGTCACGGTCAATGTGCAGACTTATGGAGGTGATTTATGGCATACTTGGTTTGATAGAGATCGGAGTGTTGGAGGAAGGGTCATAAGAGAGATAGTGATGGTTCCTTTCTATACAGAGACCTCTTTTACGAGTACCCACTTTAGCCATACACCTTGA